The sequence below is a genomic window from Felis catus isolate Fca126 chromosome A2, F.catus_Fca126_mat1.0, whole genome shotgun sequence.
GGCACAAAAGTcgcccctgtctctgtcccctccccggcCAGGGTCCCCTAGCACTCCTGACCCTCTCTAGCTCAAGGGTGGCATCCGCTCCGACTTGACTGCTTCCTCGGCCGAAGGGATCCTCGTCCCCTTCGTCTGCGTCTTGGGCACCCGGCACAGTTCCGGGCGCGCGGTGGCACTCGAGGATGGGCCCGGAGCGAATCCCAGACGACAGAGCCCCGGGACCTATCCTCGTATACCGCGGCGCCATTCGCACAGTGTCGTCTCAGATGTGAAGCAGCAGCCTGAAGTCCAGTTAGTTCTCTAGGGTTACCCGGCCAGGGCCACTCCAGCCACCGAGGCCGCGGTCAGGGGCCGAAAGAAATCTGGTCCAAAACCCGTCTCTGgagaaacatttaattttcagcTCCTCTCACCGCTGAGGCCCCGACCACCCACCACACTGACTCGTGCCGTGTGCAGACGCGTCCTTGAGGCTCTGGGCTACCAGTCCGTGCCTACCAAGTTCCAGAGATAGTCGCTGATGAACTTCTTGGAGAGCTGGGTGCTGTCCAGCTGGACAGGCTGGGCGACGCTGGGGCCGTGATGAACTGGGGGAGATGTAAGGAAACCTGACGTACACAGCCCTCCCCGGGACCCCGTGAAAAAGTTGTAAGGTATTTAGAgactgaggggcgcctgcgtCTCAGTCGGTTCGGtgcccagcttcggctcaggtcgtgatctcatggctcatgagttcgagccccgcgtcggactctgtgctgacagctcagggcctggagcctgattccgattctgtgtgtgtgtctctctctctctctctccctggccctcccctgctcacgctctttccctctcaagaataaacattaaaaaaaaaaaaattaaaaagaaaaacatatttagagactgaggggcgcctgtggctcagtgggttaagcatcctgctcttggtttcagctcaggtcatgaccttgcggtttgtgggttcgagccccatgtcaggctctgaaagtgcagcgcctgcttgggattttctctctcacggcccctccccgactcgctctcatgctcgctctctctcaaaaataaacttaaattgagagacagagcgtgaacaggggaggggaagagagagagggagacacagaatccgaggcaggctccaggctctgagctgtcagcacagagcccgacgtggggctcaaactcacggaccgtgagctcatgacctgagccgaagtcggacagttaaccaactgagccacccaggcgcccctttttattttctttaatgtttgtttatttttgagacggagagagacggagcgcgggcgggggaggggcagagagcgaggcagacacagagtccgaagcaccTCATTGGCCAGTTTTGAAGTGTGCAGCTCAGTGGCATTCGGTGCACACACGTTGTTGTACAGCCCTCcccaccatccgtctccagaacatTTCCAGAGCCCGAAACTGTGTCCTCGTTAAACACtgactctcctcccctcccctcccccagcccctggcacctgccatctacttcctgtctctacgGATTTGACTCCTCTAGAGAGCTCTTGTAAGTGGGATCAGACAGTAGCTcgctttttgtgtctggcttatttcacttaacatcatgtCTTCTAGATACATGCATGTTATAGCATgggccagaatttccttcctcttttaaaaaaaggaaggaaatttaaatgtaactaatttattaatattacttattgtttattttattatttaacctattcatttaaatttagttaattcatttcaatttaactaatttatttaaatttattttattggaaaattctaatatttatttatttttgagagagagagagagagagagacagagcataagcaggggaggggcagagaaagaaggagacaggatccgaagcaggggccaggctctgagctgtcagcacagagcctgatgtggggctcgagcccacgaacctgagatcgtgacccgagctgaagttggacacttaactgactgagccacctgggcgcccccatttttttttttaattttagagacagcgatagagcacaagcagggagaggggcagagggagagagaatcctaagcaggctccaggctcagcacagagtccaacatggggctcgatcccacgaccctgggatcgtgacctgggttgaaatgaagagtcagttgctcaacagactgagcacccaggcgcccctccttcctttttaaggccgaatACTATTTTATTGCacggatataccacattttgcttatgtAGCACTTATGGCTTATGTTTGCTTATCAGCGCTTTGCTGATAATTGGTCTGCTTCCACCTTTCGGCCACTGTGACCACCGCAGTCACGAACACAAGGGTGCAACCCAGAAGGgggactgctgggtcatatggtgatCCTACGCTTCATTTCTGAGGACCTGCCAGACTTTTCCACGGCGGCCCAGCCCTTCACAAGGCCGCCGGCAGCACACCGGGCTCCGCGTTCTCTGCAAAAGGATACTGCCTTTGACCATCCCTGGCTCACACTCATAGTCCCACTCAATTTTGCTAATCTGGCGATAAAGCTGAGCCACATACCTGTATGAgaacacgagagagagagagagagaaagagagagagattaagttaCCCCAGCGTAGACTCCAACTCAGGGCCGCGGGACGACCCACGTGCACGCAGGGCAGGCACCACCACACGCACTGGCGGGACCTACACGGCCGAAGGGATGGTGACAGTCGTGTCTTCGTCAacttccctctcctgcctctcgAGACTGGCCTCGGTCTCCTTGAGCTCCTCCAGCTCTCTGGTGAGCTGAGTAAAGCAGGCAGTTAAGGTCACCTCGCTCTGGAAGGGGGGCCGCCGTGGGCCCAGGGCTCCGAGCTGGGTTCCCAGCACGACCAAACAGGCACCCCGGCGGTGAGCCCGAGGCCCGGCCGTCCGCGCACGCAAGGAAGGATATAGGAGGCTGGCCTTCAGACGGGTGTCCTCCTCGCCGGCCTTCCGGAGCTCAGCTTCGAGCTGCTGCAACTCGGCGCCCCCCTGGTGCGCCCGCTCCTTCGCATCCAGAAGGCTCTGGGCCACTTCTTCTTCTGCAGCCAGGATCTCtacggggcggggcgggagagAGCAGGCCGAGACCCTTCGAGGAGGtctctccagggcctggccctgccccagaAGAGCCCGAGGCCTCAACCACGATCGTCCTCACTTCCCCGCCTACAGCTCCCCAACCCATTGGTCCTATTTCCAAAAGCCCACGCTTTGGTGGTCCACTGAGACCTTGCAAAAGTGCTTCCATTTCACCAAAACACATGTGGAGCCTCCACAAAACCCCACAAAGGAACGAATGAGTGAGAGCATCTTCTTCTTCCTCGACAgcctcctttcttcctgcttttcaaCCCACCttgtgcttttctctctgctctggccACAAAGACACCTCACCATTCTGCAAACATGCCCATTTTTCACAGGCCCGGCCTCCACCTGCCCGTCCTCTCTGAGATGCCCTTATGCTCCCACCCTTCGGGCGCTCGGAGACCCAGCCTTCGAGACCTCCTGGGTAATACACAACCGGGGCAGCTGGACACTCTGCTCTCCCTCCCAGGGCGCGGCCACGCCTCCACCACAGCCCGGAGGCACTGAATTGTTCATTCCTCCTCCTCGCTCGAATCCGGGACTGTGTCTTACACTCCCCATATATCGCCAGCGCCTAATCAGAATAAACATGCTTTGACCAAAACATCCGAAAGATCAAAAACACCCTAGCAAGGTTACCGTGTTCCTTCCCATAGAGCTGGAGGAACCTGCCGACTCAGGGAAGGCACAGATGGAAACACTTCCCAAAGGGCAGGCGTTTAAGTGTTTACAAACTTacattgagttaatttttaatcAAGGTATTACATGTATATGGCTGtgaaaatttaaacacacacagccccccccccccccccaaagcctcCCCACGCCTCTGAAGCAGCCACTTCCAAATCATCACTGTTTTCTCTGGCATTGACGTTCGTGTTTCTAAATAATTTGCTTAGGctgctatttcttgatttgtctgTCTTAAACAGTGCCTGCTGATTTCCTGTTAGGATAGCCGAGGGTCTGGCTTTCTTCTGCAgccttcctgccccttctcccctcgCCTCCCCAGACAACCTTGTTTCCTTGGATTCTTCCCTGGGAGTGCCCTCTTCCCCGGGGGCACTGTCACAAAGTACCATTACCTGAGCGTGTGCTGAGTGCTACAGGATAGCCCCGGAGCCCCTGTTCAGTACGTTCTCAAAACCCTCTGAGGGAGGTGGCTTAACCCCTGCCCCCATGGAGAGATGAAGGACAGAAGCCTGAAGATATTAAAGTGACTTGTCCAGAGGCACATAGCTCTGAAGCCTGGATCTGAACTGGAGCCCTTTAACTCAAAGTCCCGGCTCCCTGGAACACGGACTCTTGTCTCTCTGGCCCCAAATCCATTCATTCTGCTGAAGCCCACGCAGGCTGGGTAATAATGATCTTCTCCCCAAACCATCAATGGAGGAGGAGTGAATGGAGTgcggaggagagagaggaggaggagagaaggagaagactCTGGCTGGGGCATCCATCACACTTAGAACAACCTCCAAACtcccggggttggggggggtgggtggttcACTGCCTACAGGGTCTGGCTACAGCTCATCTTCCACTTTCTCCTGGGTGTCCAAGTTCACTCCTACCTGGCGACCTTTGCCTTTGCAGTTACCTCTGCCAGGAAcactctcccccccacccccaagccatCCCCTGCCTAGCTCCTAGATCATTTCAGTCCCAAGCCAGACAGCACGGCCACATAAAACATAACtgtaaaaagacttaaaaaaaaaaaaaaagaaaaaagaaaaaagaaaaataaaaacctggcaccgaaaccactatggaaaactggATGAGTCTCTCAAAAAACGAAATATCAAACTGTCATGTGATCTAGCATgggaaatacaaaacagaaaaatacacaaagaaaatacaaattttctgggaaaatacaaaaagaactgGGAGCAGGGAGCCAAAGaggtatttgtacacccatgttcatgtGTTCATggtggcattatttacaacagccagggtctggaagcaacccaagtgcccatcagtggaggaatggacaaacaaaatgagGTATGTCCGGACTATGGAATTATTCATCCCTCAAAAGGAgggaaatttggggcacctgggtggctcaattggttgagcgtctgactttggctcaggtcacgatctcaaagtcccaatgtccgtgagtttgagccctgcatcgggcaggctgctgtccatgcagagcagagcgagctttggatcctctgtcgccccctctccgcccctccccaacttgcactccctccaatttatttaatcctcaccataGCCCTGGATCCCTCCCAAACCTCCTTGGGTTTCCGCTAAAATATCATCTTTTCAGAAAGTTTTCGCTGACTCATCCCAAAGCATCACCACTCCCTCCTATACAACCTAGTTTCCTAGCCCACCATCTCCTGACAGAagtattcttctttctttttaaaaaatgtttgtttatttttgagtgggggaggtggggccgagacagggggccagaggatccaaaggggttctgcactgacagcggagagcccgatggggggctcgaactcacgaccagggcgaactgagccgaagtcagatgccaaaccaactgagccacccaggtgcccctccatttttcTTGTTCGTCGCCTGACCACCCCACCACTAGCATACCAACCCTTTAAGGGACTGTCCTGTTCTCTGCTTCCAGCCCGGGGCTGGCactatgcctggcacacagcaggtgctcagtaaaacaGCTGAACCTCAGTAAGTGGGGATGCTGGGATTAAAGCCCAGCGCTTTGACTCCGGAGCCCCAGTTCGAACCTTGAGCCCCCCAGCTCCTGCTCGTGGACCGCTCGGAATTTGCCAGTTCCTGCCAGCTCCTATATTCACCACTAACTCTCTGGGAGGTGGCTGCCATCCTGCAGTCCATTTCacgggtggggaaactgaggcccagagggggcaGCGCCCAagggagaacaggggagggatgggggcgCCCAGGAGGGAGGGTTTCGTCAAGGCGGacctcccgccccctcccatcACACGGGCCCGGGTCCCGGCCGCCCCCGGCCCCAGCCCTGACCTCGCAGCCGTTGTTCGGCGCTGTCTTGCGTCTCCAGCAGCCGTTCCACCACCTGCTCGTGGCGCCCCAGCAGCCGCCGTTGCTGCGCCTCCGCGCGGTTGGCGCCCAACAGGCTCAGCAGCCCCTGGCTCACCTCTTCCATGTCGCGGAAGGCCGCCATGACTACGCCAGGACCAAGCCCGCGCAAATTTAACTGCCCTCATTGCCCGCCCCTTCCCCGGAGAGCCCTGTTCCCATTAGCTTGATCTTACGTCAGTCATCAGAGAATGGGTGGGACTTAGCTTCAGGTCTGGCCCAGTGCGCCTGCGCCAGCTCCTCCGTCCGTCTCAGACAATGGCCAATCGGCCGCTGGGAGCGGGGGGGTGTGCCTGCGGGAGTTCTGCGTGTTGCGCCTGCGCAGGTCGGACAGCGCCTGGCTGATAATGAAGCTGTTTATGAGTCCTTAGCTGCAGAGACCGTATTGCAGCCAGGGCGGGGTTCTAGGGGCGAAGCGTTGGACTGCATTTCGTTCTATAGTGCGTGCGTGGGATACTCACAATgaacataataaataagtaaattcccTGAGAGGCTCCATAGCAAAATGGAGCCTGCAACTAGATTTATCGGATTCGAATCCCACTTACTAGCTTTGttaccttgggcaaatgacttcatctctttgtgcctcagtttccttctcaggAAGATGAGGGTCACGATAGTGCCCACTTAACAGTTGGCGCGAGGAATAAGTGAGGACGGTGCCTGGTATTCAGTAAGCACTATATTAAGGCGTTAAATAAAACATACGTAGAACACTAGCAGGTAAGGCACTTAGCCTAACTGGGACCAAACACCATACTGTGTGAAGGGTTAGGGTAGAGAAAAGACAAGCCGCACGTTTATGTGGCAAGTTTCTCAAAATGAGGTAAAGAAATGAATTCAACAGGTCAGGAccagcattttctacaaaatacaatgggggaaaaatcTGTGCACTGTGTACCGAAAGTTAACTATTGTTTTGGGAAACTCCAAAATTCGCATTTGTGTACTGGGTGTGGCAGattatatttgcaaaaaaatGGCTACAGAAATAGTTCCAACCTTGCCACTCCCCGTCAAGAGGCAGACTCCCATCCTCCTCCTTTTGAACCTCAGCAGGACTTTGTGcaacaaataaaatgtggcagAAAGGACACTGTGTGAATTACTACAAGCCTTGATCAGAAACTAGGATACGGTTTCTGCCTGGGGCTAGCTTGtactctcttttgctctctcttaaTTTTGGGATACTTTCTCAGAGCCCAGCTGCTGTGTTGTGAGGAAGCCGAGGTGAGTCTCACAGATAAGGTCACAGCAGAAGACGGAATCCAACCATCAGACAGGTGAGTGAGGGAACATTGAAATCATTCCAGTCCGCAGCCTCCCAGCCATCCCAGCTGACACCGAGAGGGGCAGGGTCCTGCTGAAACCAAAGATCTGTGAGCAAGATCAACAccattgttggggcacctgggtggcttcgtctgTAAAGCGTCCCACTttgccccaggtcatgatctcaaggttcgtgagttcaaaccccacatcaggctttgcgttgatagtgcagagcctgcttaggattctctctccctctccctctctctctctctgcctctcccccacttgtgtgctctctctcagagtgaataaacttgaaaaaaaaaaagatcaatgccattgtttattttttttaacgtttttatttatttttgggacagagagagacagagcatgaacgggggaggggcagagagagagggagacacagaatcggaaacaggctccaggctccgagccatcagcccagagcccgacgcggggctcgaactcacggaccgcgagatcgtgacctggctgaagtcggacgcttaactgactgcgccacccaggcgcccctaatgccATTGTTTAAAGGCAGTAAATTTGAGAATTATATGTTACCCGGCCATAACACCTGGATCACTGGGTCACATGTGAAATTTCTGTCTTTATGTAGGTCACACAAAAGACGTCAGAGGCCACTGATCTAATAGCAAGACCGCACCGTAAGCAAGGAAATGAATGAACAGGGTCACTTTAGATACTAACAGGTGCTTTGAAGGCACTCAAACGGGGTCCGGGATGGCGTCACTAGGGTTTGAGGCGGGGAAGGAAGTGACTTCAGGTCAGGTGGTCAGGGACGGACTCCCTGGGCAGGGGCCATATGAACCATGAACCAGGATCTGAGTGATGAAAAGCTGTTGGGAAACAAGCgtcaggcagaagaaagaatatgcAAAGGGCAGGGTAGTGgggaagtttttaatttgtttaaggaATAGTGAGGAGGTCCAAGTGGCTGGAGAAGGGTAGGAAGAAGGTTTCGGGGGGCCCTGAAACTCTATTCAGGTGTAACAGGAAGCACTTAAGGCATTAAGTAGGATTTGCCAacgggctgcaggttataaggaaatttatttctatctgccatttccttccgcctttgtttcccacatcagtgCTAGTGGCcaagaggggaagggacaggctCGGAAGTGAGGGGCTCCATGAAGCGAAAGGTTTAGGGGAGTTCTCAGCAGCTGGGGAAAGGCCCCGTGGAACTATCGAAAAGATGGGCGCTTGGCTGTGAGTCTGTAGAGATGTTTGGGCTGGGAATAAAAGCCAGTCGCCGGGATGCAGCCGAGACTAGATGATGCCACCCTGGAACGGAATAATGAGGGGGAGGGTCCAAGGACCAAGCTCCGAGACCCTCCAACTGTAGAAATTACAGAAAAGAGGGGGAAGCCAGGAAAACAGAGAAGGCACAGCCAGGGAGTTCGGAGAGAAGCTACCACAGAGCAGTCAGGTCCCCAACCACAGGCCTGGGGCCACCTTCCTCCTCAGAGCTTACTTTCATGAAATGGTTTTTGCAAagcaaccccccctcccccttaagggctgtttttatatttttacagtgGTCCGGCTGGGGACACCCTTCGGACGAATATATTTATGTAGTCTCGCCCAGGTCACAGATCCCTTTGAAATCAGACAAAAGCAAGGAGACAGGCTCTTCCTCGAGAAACACACCCCACATCCACGCGCTTTTTGGATTTTGTGCATATTTTGGGTTTGGGACCCCAGAAGGCCAGCCCCAGGTTTTTAGGTGAGGAATCTAACTGCCCAGCCTGTCTCGTGGAGTCGCTAACAGATGTAGAAATGAGGACACTCTTGCAGAACTATCAGTGCGTGTGGGCATGAAGCTGGGTCCCCTGGGTCCCCAGAGACAGCAATGGTGGCCAGCAATGCTCACTCTTCCCTTGGCTGAGCATTCGTGCTAAGATTGGGGACAGGGGCTCGGGTGCTCTGAGCCTACAGGTGGTGGATTACTTAACAACGCAGAGCGAAATAAAGAGAAGACGTCAGGGCTTCCGTAGATTACCCGTGACCTTGGCAAGCTCTTACCCTTTTCTAAACCCCGGGCTAAGGATAGCTCTCTCTTATCAGCTGGGGGGGATGTTCACGAGGTGAGCCATTCACGGGATTGCACAACCAAAGCCTGACAGATATAAGTGctcctgtcaaaaaaaaaaaaaaaggtgactcaTCTCCTTTCCAAAAAGCAAAGCCCTTCCGAAGCAAGAACCACACCTCCCAGACACAAGGATGGgcactattaaaaaagaaaaaaagtattggcCAGGATGCGGAGAAGTTAGAACTCTGGTGCACCGTGGgtaggaatgtaaagtggtgcagccGCTATGGAAAACGTGGCagtttcctcacaaaattaaaaatagaataccccAGCCATTTCACTTCTGGGTAAATACCCCCCCCCAAATTGAAAGCAAGGCCTTGAAGGTATTTCTACACCCCATCTTGTTTACAATAGCTGAAAAGGTGGAAGCAAGTGTCCACCGATGGGagattattcagtcttaaaaaggaaattctgccactTGGTACcgggatgaaccttgaggacgttaATGCTAAGCGAcctaagccagtcacaaagacctCGCTGCACGGTTCCACTTATTTGCCTCTTGGCTCACAGACCCCTCTGGAGAACTGAGGAGTAAGAGACCTTTAGCTCAGAAACATGCAACGTTGTGTATATTTCTGGGACTTGCAAAACCTTCTGAAAGCCACCCATGATCTCCTGGTGGAACAGTCTAGAGGAAAAACAGAGGAAGACGCGTAGGAGAGCACTtgggggagtgaggggagggaccCAGGGATGGGCAGGGAGGGTGTCCCACCTCGTTTCGTTGCTGGTGACACAGGGATATTGTTTGCCAAAAGCCATAAAgccatatgctttttttttttaatttatttatttgtttcgagagagacagagacagtgccagcaggggaggggcagagagagagggagagggagaatcccaagcagacgcggggctcgaactcacaaaaccgagatcatgacctgagctccactgaccgagccactcaggcgccccaattttttttcaaggggGATTTTGTTGCACCTTCCACCGTGCTAAACATTTCTGTAGTGTTAGAATTTTGCCTTTTACAATGACTATGAATTGTTTTGTCACAAGGAAAACAATGAGTAAAGATATTTTTCTGAAGTCTTCACGGCGGGTGTCCATTAAAACTTCTTGTAACAGTGGCAATGCGTTGGATTTCTGCAGCTCAATACAACGGCCGCCAGGTGCTTGTGGCTATTGGGCACAAATTTACTATAACTCATTTATATTTCAATGGAAATAGACACATGCAGACACATTTATGTTTAAGTGGAAGtaggggcgggcgcctgggtggcttggtgggttaacGGTCCGATTGTTGATTTccgttcgggtcatgatctcacagttcataggttcaagctccacatcaagctctgcgctgacaatgtggagcctgcttgggattccttctctctctccctctctctgcccctcccctgcttgctctctgtctcaaaattaaaaaaataaaaaactttaaataaataaatggaaatagccACTTGGGACAGTGCCTGTGTAGTGCAGAGCAAAGGGAATTTACTGTGACTTTCCTGTTGCCTTGAACACTAAAATGAgcccttttctttttatgtttattttttgagacagagagaaacagagcatgagtgggggtggggcagagagaggaaggcacagaatctgaaggaggctccaggctctgagctgtcagcacagagcccaacatggggctcgaacccacaaaccgtgaggtcacgacctgagccgcagtcggacgcttaaccaactgagccacccaggcgccccaattacttatttatttttaaatatttaaatgtttctttttttgagagagagagaaagcacgattggggaaggggcagagagagagggagacagagggtctcaagcaggctctccactgacagcacagagcccgatgtggggcttgatctcaccaaccttgagatcatggcctgagctgaagtcagacgcttaactgagccacccaggtgcccctcttatttatttgagagagaacacaagcaggggagaagggtagagggagaggatCATAAGTAGGtaccatgcttagcacagagcccgactcaaggctcaaactctcaaactgtgagatcgtgacctgagccgaaaccaagagatgctcaaccaactgagccacccaggtgcccctaaaaagcgATCTATTTTAAAGCTTAAAGAGGACtccctgggaatgcaagctggtgcagccactctggaaagcagtctggaggttcctcaaaaaactaaaaatagaactaccctatgacccagccattgcgCTACGAGGCATTTATCCgcgagatacaggtgtgcttgtttcgaagggacacatgcatcctaATGTTtccagcagcactatcaacaatagcccaagtatggaaagagcccaaatgtccatcaatggatgaatggataaagaagatgtggtatatatgtacaatggagtattactcggcaaccaaaaagaatgaaatcttgccatttgcaactacgtggatggaactggagggtattatgctaagtgaaattagtcagagaaagacaaaaatcgtatgatttcactcctatgaggactttaagagacaaaacagatgaacataagggaagggaaacaaaaataagataaaaacggagggggacaaaacagaagagactcataaatacggagaacaaactgagggtgacgggaggggttgtgggagggggggatgggataaatgggtcaggggcactaaggaatctactcctgaaatcattgtcgcactagatgctaactaatttggatgtaaatttaaaaaataagaaataaaattaaaaaaaaaaaacttaaagaggaATACAGTGAACCAAAGACCAGACACTGATGCGTGGATATTATCATAAAGTAGCTTTATTAAATTCCTTTACCTTCTAAAAAAACGATTATAAAAAGGAATACTTCATTTAAGTGTAATACTGTCTTTATGGACGTACCGTGGTCGGGAAGTGAAGTTAAAGGTCATGAATACACGTGACAGGAGAACAGGGGACAGAGGCGGGATGTCCCTGTAGCCTAGCATACCAAGCCCAATgggtagggggagaggggagaagggaaagcaggGATAAATATGGACTTATGTGGGGAGCGGCGTCGATGAGCTGCTTCTAGGAGCTTCGCTTGACCATACCACTGGCTCCGGGGCCAGACGCGCAGGTACACAACTTGTGTCCCCGCTTCTCAAAGCTGCCCAAAGTTGTGGCCTTCTGTCAGACACCAGCAGTTGTCCCCAGtaggctttggttttgttttctctccagtgcacacgcgcacacacgcacacgcacacacgcacacagcacACACGCACAATCTGGGGTGTCTCCTTCAACCATCCAAACTCTTTTGTCTTAGGTACCTCCCTTCAGTCAAAATCAAAGCAAGCCAGACTCCATCAAGCCAAGAAGCCTACTTCTGTAGGCAAGAAGCCAGCGCTCTGCTTTACTGAATGACCACGAGCGAGCGCTCATGGGCCGAGCGGACAGAAGCGGACAAGAGAGGACAGGACACCT
It includes:
- the SPC24 gene encoding kinetochore protein Spc24 isoform X2, producing MDCRMAATSQRVSGEYRSWQELANSERSTSRSWGAQEILAAEEEVAQSLLDAKERAHQGGAELQQLEAELRKAGEEDTRLKASLLQLTRELEELKETEASLERQEREVDEDTTVTIPSAVYVAQLYRQISKIEWDYECEPGMVKGIHHGPSVAQPVQLDSTQLSKKFISDYLWNLVGTDW
- the SPC24 gene encoding kinetochore protein Spc24 isoform X1, with protein sequence MAAFRDMEEVSQGLLSLLGANRAEAQQRRLLGRHEQVVERLLETQDSAEQRLREILAAEEEVAQSLLDAKERAHQGGAELQQLEAELRKAGEEDTRLKASLLQLTRELEELKETEASLERQEREVDEDTTVTIPSAVYVAQLYRQISKIEWDYECEPGMVKGIHHGPSVAQPVQLDSTQLSKKFISDYLWNLVGTDW